A window from Nitrosopumilus adriaticus encodes these proteins:
- the cyoE gene encoding heme o synthase, whose protein sequence is MQKQKSESRVAVYYELTKPKIWYLLVFTAFGAALTASNIYDIEISPATWLLMLFSVAAGSAAANTLTNYHDRDIDAIMERTKGRPLPSKRIYPAEKARNFGLALAGISLVLAFGISFTTTFEQGLWATGFIAFGLVNNILVYSYALKRNSRTNIILGGLCGGSPPMIGWVAVSMSDLWTMGLAMAGLVFIWIPMHIWALTLHFKDDYNKVNVPMLTAVQSEKTSARAIAGSTVVMVLFSIAPFFISTESGDAMVGSVYLWTAIASGALMIGLSVWVIAKPMEKASWTLFKFSSPYLAVLFIALMVDSAL, encoded by the coding sequence TTGCAAAAGCAAAAGTCTGAATCCAGAGTTGCAGTTTATTATGAATTAACAAAACCAAAAATTTGGTATTTGCTTGTTTTTACTGCATTTGGCGCAGCATTAACAGCATCTAACATTTATGATATTGAAATTTCTCCAGCCACTTGGTTACTTATGCTATTTTCAGTTGCTGCAGGATCAGCTGCTGCAAATACATTGACTAACTATCATGACAGGGATATTGATGCAATTATGGAAAGAACAAAAGGAAGACCTCTCCCATCAAAAAGAATCTATCCTGCTGAAAAAGCAAGAAATTTTGGACTGGCATTAGCAGGAATATCATTAGTTTTAGCATTTGGAATTTCATTCACTACCACATTTGAACAAGGCTTATGGGCAACTGGATTCATTGCATTTGGATTAGTAAATAACATTCTAGTTTATTCATATGCCCTAAAACGAAATTCTAGAACTAACATAATTTTGGGAGGACTGTGTGGCGGTTCACCTCCAATGATTGGTTGGGTAGCTGTTAGCATGTCAGATTTATGGACAATGGGACTTGCAATGGCAGGATTAGTATTCATTTGGATTCCAATGCACATATGGGCTTTAACATTACATTTCAAAGATGATTATAACAAAGTAAATGTTCCAATGCTAACAGCAGTACAATCTGAAAAAACATCAGCACGAGCAATTGCAGGATCTACTGTTGTCATGGTTTTATTTTCAATTGCGCCATTTTTTATTAGTACAGAAAGTGGAGATGCAATGGTAGGTAGTGTATATCTATGGACTGCAATTGCATCAGGTGCATTAATGATTGGTTTATCAGTTTGGGTCATAGCCAAACCTATGGAAAAGGCTTCATGGACGCTGTTTAAATTTTCAAGCCCATATTTGGCAGTATTATTTATTGCATTAATGGTAGATTCGGCGTTATAA
- a CDS encoding Lrp/AsnC family transcriptional regulator: MKRKLIERFTIDVNDAQLGYNVKALTGINMDTKKRDHIIDELFKIDGVREVAEVTGRFDILVTMYSKSLDQMHKMVSERIGRIEGIQSSESFIEMKSRMKAMPYMPSKGSD, from the coding sequence GTGAAAAGAAAATTAATTGAGCGATTTACAATTGATGTTAATGATGCCCAACTTGGGTATAATGTTAAAGCATTAACTGGAATAAATATGGATACAAAAAAACGAGATCACATAATTGATGAATTATTCAAAATTGATGGAGTAAGAGAAGTAGCAGAAGTCACTGGAAGATTTGATATTTTGGTAACCATGTATTCAAAATCATTGGATCAGATGCATAAAATGGTCTCAGAACGTATTGGTAGAATTGAAGGAATTCAGTCTTCAGAATCCTTTATTGAGATGAAATCACGTATGAAAGCAATGCCATATATGCCATCAAAGGGTAGTGACTAA
- the asd gene encoding aspartate-semialdehyde dehydrogenase, with protein sequence MTKKRVAIIGVTGAVGQEFVQSLNNHPWFEVTQIAASERSAGKKYLDAIKDANGIVAWDVGGEIPEYIKEMTVKAIDELDVSQLDLVFSAVESQAARDIETKMAADLPVISTSSAYRYENDVPILIPGINDDQTELLEIQKKNRNWKGWVAPLPNCTTTGLAITLKPLLEKYGAKKVMMTSMQAISGGGKSGVSAMGITDNIIPYIPKEEGKVRQETRKILGKLIDGKIEEADIRISCTCTRVPVIDGHTESVFVETTKEIDPAKAKETYNQCNKDISVLGLPSAPKDFYAFHEDPTRPQPRMERTVGDGMTTTIGRVEKEELFDNGLKYMLFSHNKKMGSAKGAVLLAEMLYKKGKI encoded by the coding sequence ATGACTAAAAAACGCGTTGCAATAATTGGTGTTACAGGAGCAGTTGGTCAAGAATTTGTACAATCATTAAATAATCATCCATGGTTTGAGGTGACTCAAATTGCAGCATCTGAGCGCTCTGCAGGTAAGAAATACCTAGATGCAATAAAGGATGCAAATGGAATTGTTGCATGGGATGTTGGAGGAGAAATCCCAGAATATATCAAAGAAATGACAGTAAAAGCAATTGATGAATTAGATGTATCACAATTAGATTTAGTATTTTCTGCAGTTGAATCTCAAGCTGCCAGAGATATTGAGACTAAAATGGCAGCTGATTTACCTGTAATCTCAACTAGTTCTGCATATAGGTATGAAAATGATGTTCCAATTCTAATTCCAGGAATAAATGACGATCAAACCGAACTACTTGAAATTCAAAAAAAGAATAGAAACTGGAAAGGTTGGGTAGCACCTCTTCCAAACTGTACGACAACAGGTTTGGCAATTACGCTAAAGCCATTACTTGAAAAATATGGTGCAAAGAAAGTCATGATGACATCTATGCAAGCCATTTCTGGTGGTGGAAAATCAGGCGTATCTGCTATGGGAATAACAGACAACATTATTCCATACATTCCAAAAGAAGAAGGGAAAGTAAGACAGGAAACAAGGAAAATTTTAGGGAAATTAATAGATGGAAAAATTGAAGAAGCAGATATCAGAATAAGTTGTACTTGTACTAGAGTTCCAGTAATAGATGGACACACTGAATCAGTTTTTGTTGAAACTACAAAGGAAATTGATCCAGCAAAGGCAAAAGAAACTTACAATCAATGTAACAAAGACATTTCTGTATTAGGTCTACCCTCTGCTCCAAAAGATTTCTATGCATTCCATGAAGATCCTACAAGACCTCAACCTAGAATGGAAAGAACTGTTGGTGATGGAATGACTACAACAATAGGAAGAGTTGAGAAAGAAGAACTATTTGACAATGGTCTCAAATACATGTTATTTTCTCACAACAAAAAAATGGGTTCAGCAAAAGGTGCAGTATTACTTGCAGAGATGCTATACAAAAAAGGCAAGATTTAG
- a CDS encoding pyridoxal phosphate-dependent aminotransferase yields the protein MKIRTKSSILRHIPVIHGGRNPLKNSDSQILDFSSNINPLGIPDSVKKILKKNIDNVANYPDPYSSELISSLKKYTNLDQSNLLVGNGAIEIIYNFCFAFLSAKKTLIPIPIFQEYETAAKLNNAKLSYFKTLNLSENIDSFILQIPKNGCVFICNPNNPTGTLLTQKSLLKIIQRAQKLSSLVFVDECFIELVPESDESVISYVKKYENLFVLRSLTKSFGFPGLRIGYGAGSKQMIEILLKIKIPWSVNSLAQDAAKISLQNKSHLTKSKLVIKKEFNYLKNKINKLDGFECHDSSTNFILIKTNYNSTQLQKKLLENKILIRDCKNFRGLNNHYFRIAVKSHKDNLKLVKALESIA from the coding sequence GTGAAAATAAGAACAAAATCTTCCATTTTAAGACATATTCCCGTGATACATGGAGGTAGAAATCCTTTAAAAAATTCAGATTCACAAATATTGGATTTTAGTTCAAATATCAATCCTCTAGGAATCCCTGATTCTGTTAAAAAAATACTCAAAAAAAATATTGATAATGTTGCAAACTATCCTGATCCATATTCATCTGAATTAATTTCTAGCCTAAAAAAATACACAAATTTGGACCAATCTAATTTACTGGTTGGGAATGGGGCAATTGAAATAATCTATAATTTCTGTTTTGCATTTTTATCAGCAAAAAAAACTTTGATTCCTATACCTATTTTCCAAGAGTACGAAACAGCTGCAAAATTAAACAATGCTAAACTATCATATTTTAAAACACTAAATTTATCTGAAAATATTGATTCATTTATTTTACAAATACCAAAAAATGGCTGTGTCTTTATTTGTAATCCTAACAATCCGACAGGAACACTCTTGACACAAAAATCTTTACTGAAAATAATTCAAAGGGCACAAAAACTTTCTTCTTTAGTATTTGTTGATGAATGTTTCATTGAACTAGTTCCTGAATCAGATGAATCTGTTATTTCATATGTCAAAAAATATGAAAATCTTTTTGTTTTACGTTCTTTAACTAAATCATTTGGATTTCCCGGATTAAGAATTGGATATGGAGCAGGATCAAAACAAATGATTGAAATATTATTGAAAATAAAAATTCCTTGGAGTGTTAATTCATTAGCACAAGATGCAGCAAAAATTTCCCTTCAAAATAAATCCCATTTAACAAAATCAAAATTAGTTATTAAAAAAGAATTTAACTACTTAAAAAATAAAATCAATAAACTAGATGGTTTTGAATGTCATGATTCATCTACAAATTTTATTTTAATCAAAACAAATTACAATTCCACACAATTACAAAAAAAATTACTTGAAAATAAAATTCTAATTCGTGATTGTAAAAATTTTCGAGGATTAAATAACCATTATTTTCGCATTGCTGTAAAATCTCATAAAGATAACCTAAAACTAGTAAAAGCTTTGGAGAGTATTGCATGA
- a CDS encoding cobyric acid synthase → MKSLMIQGTSSGAGKTTLVAALCRIFSDKGFSVAPFKSQNMSNFAYITPTFEISRAQAIQAIAARCEISPDLNPILLKPLGNYNSLVYLNGKRFKKMHAKDYYEKFVNAEGIKIATKSLKSLQKKFDLVILEGAGSPAEINLQKFDIANMRIAQKADASVLLVSDIDKGGSFASLVGTMALIDKKYRQLVKGFIFNKFRGDINVLKPGFKKLKNLTKIPVVGTIPLITLDLPEEDSLNAKPKNIAWTRKNLSKIDIELDRLAKIVKSNMDIKSIEKMIQ, encoded by the coding sequence ATGAAATCATTAATGATTCAAGGAACCTCTTCTGGTGCTGGAAAAACAACACTTGTTGCTGCACTTTGTAGAATTTTTTCAGACAAAGGATTCAGTGTTGCACCATTCAAATCACAAAATATGTCTAATTTTGCATATATCACGCCCACATTTGAAATATCTCGTGCTCAAGCTATTCAGGCAATTGCTGCTAGGTGTGAAATTTCCCCAGATTTGAATCCTATTTTGCTCAAGCCTTTGGGAAATTACAATAGCCTTGTATATCTAAATGGGAAACGCTTCAAAAAAATGCATGCCAAAGATTATTATGAAAAATTTGTAAATGCTGAAGGAATTAAAATTGCAACAAAATCCTTGAAATCTTTGCAGAAAAAATTTGATTTAGTAATTCTTGAAGGAGCAGGATCCCCTGCTGAAATCAATTTACAAAAATTTGATATTGCAAATATGAGAATTGCTCAAAAAGCAGATGCTTCAGTATTACTTGTTTCTGATATTGACAAAGGTGGTTCTTTTGCAAGTCTTGTGGGAACAATGGCTCTAATTGATAAAAAATATCGACAACTTGTAAAAGGTTTCATTTTTAACAAATTTAGAGGAGACATAAACGTGCTAAAACCAGGATTTAAAAAACTCAAAAACCTCACAAAGATTCCTGTTGTTGGAACTATTCCATTAATTACTCTGGATTTACCTGAAGAGGATTCTCTAAATGCAAAACCCAAAAATATTGCATGGACTAGGAAAAATCTTTCAAAAATTGATATTGAATTAGATAGATTGGCAAAAATTGTCAAATCAAACATGGATATTAAATCAATTGAGAAGATGATACAATGA
- a CDS encoding cobalamin biosynthesis protein, whose product MILESILIIGIAIFLDLLFGDPKNKYHPTAWIGRFIAILTPIAKNQNTIIEKAGGILIITITSIIVISLLFILNLGISIITFDVISIVVSVIVGGLLLKTTIAIRGMERHAKSVLESLDEDNLEKARTNLSMIVKRNTKNLDKNHVISGVLESISENTVDGITGPLFYFSIFGLPGAFVYRVVNTADSMIGYKTHLFKNVGWFTATCDTVLNYIPSRLTGLVMIISAAILQNNWKESYKIMIRDGKKTESPNAGYPMAALAGALETKFEKINHYKLGDGEIVLTKEHVFSAITMMKLTAILFFGIVTIPIITVLSFIGWWVNA is encoded by the coding sequence ATGATTCTTGAATCTATTTTAATTATTGGTATTGCAATCTTTCTTGATTTATTATTTGGAGATCCTAAAAATAAATATCACCCTACTGCTTGGATTGGAAGATTTATTGCAATCTTAACTCCAATTGCAAAAAATCAAAATACTATAATTGAAAAGGCTGGAGGAATTTTGATCATTACTATTACATCCATTATCGTAATTTCATTACTTTTTATTTTGAATCTTGGAATATCTATAATAACATTTGATGTTATTTCTATAGTTGTATCTGTGATTGTTGGTGGATTATTACTAAAAACAACAATTGCAATTAGAGGAATGGAAAGACATGCAAAGAGTGTCCTTGAATCACTTGATGAAGATAATCTAGAGAAAGCAAGAACAAATCTATCTATGATTGTTAAGAGAAATACTAAGAATTTAGATAAAAATCATGTAATTTCAGGCGTGCTTGAGAGTATTAGTGAAAATACTGTTGATGGAATTACGGGTCCTTTGTTTTATTTTTCAATTTTTGGCTTGCCTGGAGCATTTGTGTATAGAGTTGTCAATACTGCAGATTCAATGATTGGCTACAAGACACACCTCTTCAAAAATGTAGGATGGTTTACTGCAACCTGTGATACTGTTTTAAACTACATTCCATCCCGTCTAACTGGATTAGTTATGATAATTTCTGCTGCTATACTCCAAAACAATTGGAAGGAATCATACAAAATAATGATTCGTGATGGTAAAAAAACTGAAAGTCCAAATGCCGGATATCCTATGGCAGCACTTGCAGGAGCTTTAGAAACAAAATTTGAAAAGATCAATCATTACAAGTTGGGTGATGGAGAAATTGTACTAACAAAAGAACATGTATTTTCTGCAATAACTATGATGAAACTTACTGCAATTCTTTTCTTTGGAATTGTTACAATACCAATTATTACTGTACTATCATTTATTGGATGGTGGGTTAATGCTTAA
- the cobS gene encoding adenosylcobinamide-GDP ribazoletransferase — MLKEIGSVFSFLTIFPSSNSTIENIAKFMYLFPIVGIAIGLLVGSLGFGLSFFLDPLLVSLLVVASIAIVTGIHHADGLADFADGLMVKGSKDKKLKAMKDISTGSAGIVGIVLYLIGLVITISLTTGFDLFKAILISEILAKFSMVLMASLGNSASLGSNSSFVQIMKDKKKLTAAFIIMLIPVIVIGETAGLVMLGVTVTLTIFLLGISTRSFGGITGDVLGATNELTRLASLMVFVSI, encoded by the coding sequence ATGCTTAAAGAAATTGGATCTGTTTTTTCATTTTTGACAATATTTCCTTCTTCAAATAGTACAATAGAAAATATTGCAAAATTCATGTATCTTTTTCCTATTGTAGGAATTGCAATTGGTCTTTTAGTTGGTTCTTTGGGTTTTGGCCTATCTTTCTTTTTAGATCCATTACTAGTTAGCTTGTTAGTAGTAGCTTCAATTGCTATTGTAACTGGAATTCATCATGCAGATGGATTAGCTGATTTTGCTGATGGACTAATGGTCAAAGGAAGTAAAGATAAAAAACTCAAAGCAATGAAAGATATTTCTACTGGTTCAGCTGGAATTGTTGGTATTGTTTTGTACCTAATCGGTTTGGTTATTACAATTTCTCTTACTACTGGATTTGATTTGTTTAAAGCGATTTTGATAAGTGAAATTTTAGCAAAATTCTCGATGGTGTTGATGGCAAGTCTAGGAAATTCTGCATCTTTAGGCTCAAATTCTTCTTTTGTGCAAATAATGAAAGATAAGAAAAAACTTACTGCTGCATTCATAATCATGCTTATTCCTGTCATTGTAATAGGAGAAACTGCTGGACTAGTGATGCTTGGAGTGACTGTAACTCTAACTATTTTTCTTTTAGGAATATCAACTCGTAGTTTTGGTGGAATAACTGGTGACGTGCTTGGTGCAACAAACGAACTTACAAGATTGGCTTCATTAATGGTGTTTGTATCTATATGA
- a CDS encoding NTP transferase domain-containing protein — MIGIVMAGGKGTRMDLDGEKLLLKYKKPIILHVVDSLKNSNLFSKILVITSTNSPKTKKLLEENDIEIFDTTGIGYVEDLNLVLKSLDDIVLVTSGDLPLLDDDIIQKIVKQYESDKIWTSILVTKNFLSSLGLESDYPLNFDNQVCHYTGISLVNSNRITSLGNLEENYVIIDDKRIAFNLNSKQDYDLLSTA, encoded by the coding sequence ATGATTGGTATTGTTATGGCAGGCGGCAAGGGAACTCGTATGGATTTAGATGGCGAGAAACTTTTACTCAAATACAAAAAGCCAATAATCCTGCATGTAGTTGATTCATTAAAAAATTCAAATTTATTTTCAAAAATTTTAGTCATTACTAGTACAAATTCACCTAAAACAAAAAAATTACTAGAAGAAAATGATATTGAAATTTTTGACACTACTGGAATTGGTTATGTTGAAGATCTAAATTTAGTTCTAAAATCTTTAGATGATATAGTTTTGGTAACATCTGGTGATTTACCGTTACTGGATGATGATATTATTCAAAAAATCGTAAAACAGTATGAGTCTGATAAAATATGGACTAGTATTCTTGTAACTAAAAATTTTTTATCTTCACTTGGACTTGAATCTGATTACCCGCTGAATTTTGATAATCAAGTATGTCACTATACTGGAATCTCTTTAGTGAATTCAAATAGAATTACATCATTGGGAAATTTAGAAGAGAATTATGTCATTATAGATGATAAAAGAATCGCATTTAATCTAAATTCAAAACAAGATTATGATTTACTCAGCACTGCCTGA
- a CDS encoding 30S ribosomal protein S27e yields the protein MKKDHIEIPKPSSKFQKVNCDECGELQVVYSHASTQVACNSCGNALAEATGSKAKINGKVSGSAE from the coding sequence ATGAAGAAAGATCATATTGAAATTCCAAAACCATCAAGTAAATTCCAAAAAGTCAACTGTGATGAATGTGGTGAATTACAGGTAGTTTATTCTCATGCATCAACACAAGTTGCATGTAATTCCTGTGGAAATGCTTTAGCAGAAGCAACAGGTTCTAAAGCCAAAATAAATGGCAAAGTCTCAGGCAGTGCTGAGTAA
- a CDS encoding 50S ribosomal protein L44e, whose translation MNIPKVIRKYCAKCKTHTEQKVSIYKAGKRRGSAAGERRHAERKQGYGGQKFPKLAKPAKVTKKVTPIMTCTVCKKKYNKKGVRIKKFELVAA comes from the coding sequence ATGAACATACCTAAGGTGATCAGAAAGTATTGTGCAAAATGTAAAACACATACCGAACAAAAGGTCTCCATTTACAAGGCTGGAAAAAGACGAGGTTCTGCTGCCGGTGAACGTCGACACGCAGAGCGTAAACAGGGGTATGGTGGACAAAAATTCCCAAAATTAGCAAAACCAGCCAAAGTTACAAAGAAAGTTACTCCCATTATGACATGTACTGTTTGTAAAAAGAAATACAATAAAAAAGGCGTTAGAATTAAGAAATTTGAGTTGGTAGCAGCATGA
- a CDS encoding adenine deaminase: MGDKKADLILKNCNLLSVYTRETLPKIQIAIIHDRIAYVGPDASHTQGPKTTVIDVKNKYVSPGFADPHLHIDQFVLPSEFVKQALLCGVTSLFSDPIDIVSVAGYKGFQEFLKLGEDLPVRIFQVVPGGLPVDAKFSNSNSLTLSQEKSAVKHPHVLGLGEVFSWTKVTLREPKTMKSISSMLELDCIINGHTAGASEKKLNAYVSSGILSCHEPINFDQVLERLRLGMWIMIREGSIRRDLKEIIPHVLSHGTYLNRLMFCSDGLDPLDITKFGHIDHCVRESIKLGLKPIDAITMASKNNFDYYNMGKDLGGIAPGKLADILIFDDLKSIKPNKVFVGGKLVVDNGKIVIPIKKKAISPWFKKTVKLKKFSKNDFAIKSKKKDVLANTISMQTEIITKLGSVELQSKEGQISASLDSDVWKVAAFDRIHGTNQHSIGFLENFGADIGAFASTWSFHENDMIVIGSDDSDMALASNHIIKNQGGLVVVKSGKILASLPLQFAGIVSTDSFEKVSSNFEKINNTIVDLGCKFARPHLIPLFLPFLALPSVRILSGGIVDVKKRSYIQPIN, encoded by the coding sequence ATGGGTGACAAAAAAGCCGATCTCATTTTAAAAAATTGCAATTTACTGTCAGTCTATACCAGAGAAACTCTTCCAAAGATACAGATTGCAATAATTCATGATAGAATTGCATATGTTGGTCCTGATGCTTCTCATACCCAAGGTCCCAAAACAACTGTAATAGATGTAAAAAACAAATACGTTTCTCCGGGGTTTGCAGATCCTCATTTACATATTGATCAATTCGTATTACCATCTGAATTTGTAAAACAGGCACTTCTTTGTGGTGTCACTTCTTTATTTTCTGATCCGATTGACATCGTTAGTGTTGCAGGATACAAAGGTTTTCAAGAATTTCTGAAACTTGGTGAAGACTTGCCGGTAAGAATTTTTCAAGTTGTACCAGGAGGTTTACCTGTTGATGCAAAATTTAGTAACAGTAATTCACTTACATTATCGCAGGAAAAATCTGCAGTAAAACATCCACATGTTCTTGGTTTGGGTGAAGTTTTTTCATGGACCAAAGTAACTCTTCGTGAACCCAAAACAATGAAATCTATTTCATCTATGTTAGAGCTTGATTGCATAATTAATGGTCATACAGCTGGTGCAAGTGAAAAAAAACTTAATGCATACGTTTCTTCTGGCATACTATCATGTCATGAACCAATCAATTTTGATCAAGTATTAGAAAGATTACGTCTTGGAATGTGGATTATGATAAGAGAGGGCTCCATAAGACGAGATCTTAAGGAAATAATTCCACATGTTTTGTCTCATGGAACCTATCTCAATCGTTTAATGTTCTGCTCTGATGGCCTTGATCCACTTGATATTACAAAATTTGGTCATATTGATCATTGTGTTAGAGAATCTATCAAACTTGGCCTCAAACCAATTGATGCAATTACAATGGCATCGAAAAATAATTTTGATTATTACAACATGGGCAAAGATCTGGGAGGAATAGCACCTGGAAAATTAGCCGATATTCTAATCTTTGATGATCTAAAATCAATAAAGCCAAACAAAGTCTTTGTGGGAGGAAAATTAGTAGTAGATAATGGAAAAATTGTAATCCCTATCAAGAAAAAAGCAATATCTCCATGGTTCAAAAAAACTGTTAAACTAAAAAAATTCTCAAAAAATGATTTTGCCATAAAATCAAAAAAGAAAGATGTACTTGCAAATACCATATCTATGCAAACAGAAATCATTACCAAATTAGGTTCTGTAGAACTTCAGTCTAAGGAAGGTCAAATTTCAGCATCTTTAGATTCTGATGTATGGAAAGTTGCAGCCTTTGATCGAATCCATGGTACAAATCAGCATTCTATTGGATTTCTTGAAAATTTTGGAGCTGATATAGGTGCATTTGCTTCTACTTGGAGTTTTCATGAAAATGATATGATTGTAATTGGATCTGATGATTCTGACATGGCTCTTGCTTCAAATCATATCATAAAGAATCAAGGTGGACTAGTTGTAGTAAAATCAGGCAAAATACTAGCATCCTTGCCCTTGCAATTTGCAGGAATAGTATCTACAGATTCATTTGAAAAAGTTTCATCAAATTTTGAAAAAATCAATAATACTATTGTCGATTTGGGGTGTAAATTTGCTAGACCTCATTTAATTCCATTATTCTTACCTTTCTTGGCTTTACCTTCTGTTAGAATTCTCTCAGGAGGAATTGTTGATGTGAAAAAACGAAGTTACATTCAACCGATCAACTAA
- the thsB gene encoding thermosome subunit beta has product MASIQQGPNGPVLVLKESALQQKGKDAQQNNIAAAKLVAELVKSSLGPRGLDKMLVDSLGDVTITNDGATILKEIDVQHPAAKMIVEISKTVDNEVGDGTTSSVVFGGALLARAEDLLKKDVHSSTIVDGFQAAADKTLEIYSQLAKKVLPDDRESLMKIATTSMQSKLISEDSGILSKIVVDAILSIATKKGDVYSVDLENIKVEKKSGGSIQDTQIVKGIVLDKEIVHSGMPTKIENAHIALINSALEIEKTEMSSEIRITDPTQMQMFLEEENRMIKSMVDKLHDVGANVLICQKGIDDIAQHYLAKYGIMAVRRVKESDMIKLSKATGGRVISNLDDLSENDLGSAKLAHQKKVESDKWVFIEGCKHPQSVTMLIRGGSQRVIDEVDRSIHDSLMVVKDVVQKPEIVAGGGAPEAYAASLLKDWADNFDGKEQLAIKKYAEALEVIPLTIAENAGMDPIDTMANLRAKQNQGRKWTGIDARNTQIADMMAINVIEPIAVKEQIIKSATEAACMILRIDDVIATSGAPGGGM; this is encoded by the coding sequence ATGGCATCAATTCAACAAGGACCAAATGGACCTGTTTTAGTTCTCAAAGAAAGTGCACTACAGCAAAAAGGTAAAGACGCACAGCAGAATAACATTGCAGCAGCAAAATTGGTTGCAGAATTAGTAAAAAGCAGCCTTGGACCTAGAGGCCTTGATAAAATGTTGGTTGATTCCTTAGGTGATGTTACTATTACAAATGATGGGGCAACCATCCTTAAAGAAATTGATGTTCAACATCCAGCAGCAAAAATGATTGTTGAAATTTCTAAAACTGTTGATAATGAGGTTGGAGATGGTACAACATCTTCAGTAGTTTTTGGAGGTGCACTATTGGCACGCGCGGAAGATCTTCTCAAAAAAGATGTTCATTCATCAACCATTGTAGATGGTTTCCAAGCAGCAGCTGACAAAACTCTTGAAATTTACTCTCAATTAGCAAAAAAAGTTCTACCTGATGATAGAGAATCTCTTATGAAAATTGCAACAACAAGTATGCAATCAAAATTAATCTCTGAAGACAGCGGTATTCTATCAAAAATTGTAGTTGACGCAATTCTCAGCATTGCTACTAAGAAAGGTGATGTTTATTCTGTCGATCTTGAAAATATTAAGGTTGAAAAGAAATCAGGTGGTTCTATTCAAGATACACAAATTGTAAAAGGAATTGTTTTAGACAAAGAAATTGTTCATAGTGGAATGCCTACAAAAATCGAAAATGCACATATTGCATTAATTAATTCTGCATTAGAAATTGAAAAAACTGAAATGAGTTCTGAAATTAGAATTACAGACCCAACTCAAATGCAGATGTTCTTAGAAGAAGAAAATAGAATGATAAAATCTATGGTTGATAAATTACATGATGTTGGTGCTAACGTTTTGATTTGTCAAAAAGGAATTGATGATATTGCACAACATTACCTTGCAAAATATGGAATTATGGCAGTTCGTCGTGTTAAAGAAAGTGACATGATTAAATTATCTAAAGCAACAGGTGGTAGAGTAATTAGTAATCTTGATGATCTTTCAGAAAATGATTTAGGTTCTGCAAAATTAGCTCATCAAAAGAAAGTTGAATCTGATAAATGGGTATTCATTGAGGGTTGCAAGCATCCGCAATCTGTTACTATGTTGATTCGTGGTGGCTCTCAAAGAGTTATTGATGAAGTTGATCGCTCAATTCATGATTCTTTAATGGTTGTAAAAGATGTAGTACAAAAACCTGAAATCGTTGCAGGCGGTGGTGCTCCTGAAGCATATGCTGCATCATTACTAAAAGACTGGGCAGATAATTTTGATGGAAAAGAGCAACTTGCAATTAAAAAATATGCAGAAGCTTTGGAGGTAATCCCATTAACTATTGCTGAAAATGCAGGAATGGATCCTATTGACACTATGGCTAATCTACGTGCAAAACAAAATCAAGGTCGTAAATGGACTGGAATTGATGCTAGAAATACACAGATTGCAGATATGATGGCAATTAATGTTATAGAGCCAATTGCAGTTAAAGAGCAAATAATCAAATCAGCAACTGAGGCAGCATGTATGATTCTAAGAATTGATGATGTAATCGCTACATCTGGTGCCCCCGGTGGCGGAATGTAA